A window of the Streptomyces sp. NBC_00454 genome harbors these coding sequences:
- a CDS encoding nucleotidyl transferase AbiEii/AbiGii toxin family protein → MTWRELGWRDDELPKEPLDEVTRREHDLPATLRAVAGDDVRQRAVFDPSLKQFHNAYRAGDPVFDDPARTSAWLAARRAALDAVLLAVSESPWGDSLVLRGSVLLADWFGEAAREPGDLDFVVVPRSWNIDDGRTARMLEGIAAGAARRAGIKESGAVCEGIWTYDRVPGTRMVLPWEVPGLPGGEVQLDFVFNERLPEEPEPVELACGAVVLAASPALSLAWKLLWLVSDSYPQGKDLYDAVLLAEAFDLPYALLDQVFRLAPEQPLRHPGVTMEDIAAYGNVGHEWDHFTAEYPQLSGPEEEYARRLVAALAPTFAGSPDTPRPARRGPRRP, encoded by the coding sequence ATGACGTGGCGTGAGTTGGGGTGGCGCGATGACGAGCTGCCGAAGGAGCCGCTGGACGAGGTGACGCGCCGCGAGCACGACCTTCCCGCGACGCTGCGGGCGGTGGCCGGGGACGATGTCCGCCAGCGGGCCGTCTTCGACCCTTCGCTGAAGCAGTTCCACAACGCCTACCGGGCCGGCGACCCGGTCTTCGACGACCCGGCCCGGACGAGCGCGTGGCTGGCGGCGCGGCGGGCGGCGCTGGACGCCGTACTCCTGGCGGTGTCGGAATCCCCGTGGGGGGACTCACTGGTGCTGCGCGGGAGCGTGCTGCTCGCCGACTGGTTCGGGGAGGCCGCACGAGAGCCCGGCGACCTGGACTTCGTGGTCGTACCGCGGAGCTGGAACATCGACGACGGGCGGACGGCCCGGATGCTGGAGGGGATCGCCGCCGGCGCGGCGCGGCGGGCCGGGATCAAGGAGTCCGGGGCGGTCTGCGAGGGCATCTGGACGTACGACCGGGTGCCGGGGACCCGGATGGTGCTGCCGTGGGAGGTGCCGGGGCTGCCCGGCGGGGAGGTCCAGCTCGACTTCGTGTTCAACGAGCGGCTGCCCGAGGAACCCGAGCCGGTCGAACTCGCCTGCGGGGCCGTGGTCCTGGCAGCCTCCCCCGCGCTGTCCCTGGCCTGGAAGCTGCTGTGGCTGGTGAGCGACTCCTACCCGCAGGGCAAGGACCTCTATGACGCGGTCCTGCTGGCCGAGGCGTTCGACCTGCCGTACGCCCTGCTGGACCAGGTGTTCCGGCTGGCCCCCGAACAGCCGCTGCGCCACCCGGGCGTGACCATGGAGGACATCGCCGCGTACGGGAACGTCGGCCACGAGTGGGACCACTTCACGGCCGAGTACCCGCAGCTCTCCGGCCCGGAGGAGGAGTACGCCCGGCGGCTGGTGGCGGCGCTGGCGCCGACCTTCGCCGGGTCCCCGGACACGCCTAGGCCGGCTCGACGCGGACCGCGCAGACCTTGA
- a CDS encoding RNA polymerase sigma factor encodes MRCPRPRSPVEVAPVQTQSLTVSVSPPANAAAEAEAAAGEEPEADAVDGEEPEEEPEVRELAEQVPVQRKRTGDSSAGAGPSADLFRQYLREIGRIPLLTAADEVDLARRVEAGLFAEEKLGSGERLDLQLTLDLDKLVVMGRMAKRRLIESNLRLVVSVAKRYVGRGLTMLDLVQEGNLGLIRAVEKFDYARGYKFSTYATWWIRQAMSRALADQARTIRVPVHVVELINRVVRVQRRMLQERGYEPTAEEVAAHLELTPERVLEVLRLAQEPVSLHAPVGEEDDVALGDLIEDGDAASPVESAAFFLLREHLEAVLSTLGERERKVVQLRYGLADGRPRTLEEIGRIFGVTRERIRQIESKTLNKLRDHAFADQLRGYLD; translated from the coding sequence GTGCGGTGCCCCCGTCCTCGGAGCCCTGTGGAGGTCGCCCCCGTGCAGACCCAGAGCCTGACCGTCAGCGTGAGCCCGCCCGCAAACGCCGCCGCGGAAGCCGAAGCCGCCGCGGGCGAAGAGCCCGAGGCGGACGCCGTGGACGGGGAGGAGCCCGAGGAGGAGCCCGAGGTCCGTGAGCTGGCCGAGCAGGTGCCCGTGCAGCGCAAGCGCACGGGGGACAGCTCCGCCGGAGCGGGCCCGTCCGCCGACCTGTTCCGCCAGTACCTGCGCGAGATAGGCCGCATCCCGCTGCTGACCGCCGCCGACGAGGTCGATCTCGCGCGGCGCGTGGAAGCGGGACTGTTCGCCGAGGAGAAGCTCGGCAGTGGAGAGCGGCTCGATCTCCAGCTCACGCTCGACCTGGACAAGCTCGTCGTCATGGGCCGGATGGCCAAGCGCCGCCTCATCGAGTCGAACCTGAGGCTCGTCGTCTCCGTCGCCAAGCGCTACGTGGGCCGCGGACTGACCATGCTCGACCTGGTCCAGGAGGGGAACCTCGGACTGATCCGGGCCGTTGAGAAGTTCGACTACGCCCGCGGGTACAAGTTCTCCACCTACGCCACCTGGTGGATCCGCCAGGCCATGTCCCGGGCCCTCGCCGACCAGGCCCGGACCATCCGCGTGCCGGTCCATGTGGTCGAGCTGATCAACCGCGTCGTCCGCGTCCAGCGCCGCATGCTCCAGGAGCGCGGGTACGAACCCACCGCCGAAGAGGTCGCCGCCCACCTGGAGCTGACCCCCGAGCGGGTCCTGGAGGTGCTGCGCCTCGCCCAGGAGCCGGTCTCGTTGCACGCCCCCGTGGGCGAGGAGGACGATGTCGCGCTCGGCGACCTCATCGAGGACGGCGACGCCGCCTCGCCCGTGGAATCGGCCGCGTTCTTCCTGCTCCGCGAGCACCTGGAAGCGGTCCTGTCCACCCTCGGCGAGCGGGAGCGCAAGGTCGTCCAGCTGCGTTACGGGCTCGCAGACGGCCGCCCGCGCACCCTGGAGGAGATCGGCCGGATCTTCGGCGTGACCCGCGAGCGGATCCGCCAGATCGAGTCCAAGACCCTCAACAAGCTCCGCGACCACGCCTTCGCCGACCAGCTCCGGGGATATCTGGACTGA
- a CDS encoding nucleotidyl transferase AbiEii/AbiGii toxin family protein — MSKWSEFGWEPIELPREPLDEATRAEKELPRTLRPVAGDDVRQQAVFDPSLKHFARGYRAGDPVFDDPERTAAWARARRAAMDAVLLAVAESEWVDSLVLRGSVLLADWFGEEAREPGDLDFVVVPQSWNINDGRTARMLDGIAAAAAGRAGIKDSGALCEGIWTYGRVPGTRMVLPWEVPGLPAGQVQLDFVFNEKLAVAPEPVELACGALVMAATPALSLAWKLLWLASDANPQGKDLYDAVLLAEEYPLSYELLLEVFEEWPIAMGREPDLQDVVIKPRVDREWRHFAAEYPHLAGPEQGMDYKERLLGAIYPTFRGRSTERVRQWLDDFEGFAEFDAQYDEEYEEESEDQSAEDAGGDDR, encoded by the coding sequence ATGAGCAAGTGGAGCGAGTTCGGATGGGAGCCCATCGAGCTGCCCCGGGAGCCATTGGACGAGGCCACCCGGGCAGAGAAGGAACTGCCCCGCACCTTGCGGCCGGTGGCCGGGGACGACGTACGTCAGCAGGCGGTCTTCGATCCTTCCCTGAAGCACTTCGCGCGGGGCTACCGGGCCGGCGATCCGGTCTTCGACGACCCGGAGCGGACCGCCGCCTGGGCGCGGGCGCGGCGGGCCGCCATGGACGCCGTACTGCTGGCGGTCGCCGAGTCCGAGTGGGTGGACTCGCTCGTCCTGCGGGGCAGCGTGCTGCTCGCCGACTGGTTCGGGGAGGAGGCCCGGGAGCCGGGCGACCTGGACTTCGTGGTGGTGCCGCAGAGCTGGAACATCAACGACGGCCGGACGGCCCGGATGCTGGACGGGATCGCCGCCGCCGCGGCGGGCCGGGCCGGGATCAAGGATTCCGGGGCCCTCTGCGAGGGCATCTGGACCTACGGCCGGGTGCCGGGAACACGGATGGTGCTGCCCTGGGAGGTACCGGGGCTGCCCGCCGGGCAGGTCCAGCTGGACTTCGTGTTCAACGAGAAGCTGGCCGTCGCACCGGAACCGGTCGAACTCGCCTGCGGGGCCTTGGTCATGGCCGCCACGCCCGCGCTGTCCCTGGCCTGGAAGCTGCTGTGGCTGGCGAGCGACGCCAATCCGCAGGGGAAGGACCTCTACGACGCCGTGCTGCTCGCCGAGGAGTATCCGCTGTCGTACGAGCTGCTGCTGGAGGTGTTCGAGGAGTGGCCGATAGCGATGGGCCGGGAGCCGGACCTGCAGGACGTCGTCATCAAGCCGAGGGTCGACCGGGAATGGCGGCACTTCGCCGCCGAGTACCCGCATCTGGCCGGCCCCGAACAGGGTATGGACTACAAAGAGCGACTGCTCGGCGCCATCTATCCGACCTTCCGGGGCCGGTCGACCGAGCGGGTCAGGCAGTGGCTCGATGATTTCGAGGGGTTCGCGGAGTTCGATGCGCAGTACGACGAGGAGTACGAGGAGGAGTCCGAGGACCAGTCCGCCGAGGACGCAGGAGGGGACGACCGATGA